One segment of Streptomyces sp. XD-27 DNA contains the following:
- a CDS encoding DUF4328 domain-containing protein: protein MYPCGNCRAAAVGPDGRCAACGTYQQQLSQAPAPPAGPAPYPAPAMGMPAAGADLRRGLSTTLQVLLGIVALAFLGALIARFHQWSLAGDAMDGEPVTMAEADDADDTFGAMLLLSMLAWIGPAIAWPMWFHRMRRNAEVFAPGQHRLSTGWAAGSWFTPVVSLWFPKQIANDIWRASSPHGPQQAPTGLLNAWWVCWIGGVNLFGVTFGWYSNAHEKVEDNLFGDDDVLKEAHNAMFSNVIALGVMVAAAVLAILLVRRLTAMQEQRASLPPQGGPAPYGAPNPYGAASPYGQPGAAPYGQPGAAPYGQPGAAPYGQPGPAPYGQPGSQPGAYPPPPGPGPAGY from the coding sequence ATGTATCCGTGTGGGAACTGCCGGGCTGCCGCCGTCGGGCCGGACGGGCGGTGCGCCGCGTGCGGCACGTACCAGCAGCAGCTGTCGCAGGCCCCGGCGCCGCCCGCGGGCCCCGCCCCGTACCCGGCTCCCGCGATGGGCATGCCCGCCGCCGGGGCCGACCTGCGGCGCGGGCTGTCCACCACGCTCCAGGTGCTGCTCGGCATCGTGGCTCTCGCCTTCCTCGGAGCGCTCATCGCGCGGTTCCACCAGTGGTCGCTGGCCGGTGACGCGATGGACGGCGAGCCCGTGACCATGGCGGAGGCCGACGACGCGGACGACACCTTCGGGGCGATGCTCCTGCTGTCGATGCTGGCCTGGATCGGCCCGGCGATCGCCTGGCCGATGTGGTTCCACCGGATGCGCCGCAACGCCGAGGTCTTCGCGCCCGGACAGCACCGGCTGAGCACCGGCTGGGCCGCGGGCTCCTGGTTCACCCCGGTGGTCAGCCTCTGGTTCCCCAAGCAGATCGCCAACGACATCTGGCGCGCCAGCTCCCCGCACGGCCCGCAGCAGGCCCCCACCGGTCTGCTCAACGCGTGGTGGGTCTGCTGGATCGGGGGCGTCAACCTGTTCGGAGTGACCTTCGGCTGGTACTCCAACGCCCACGAGAAGGTCGAGGACAACCTCTTCGGCGACGACGACGTGCTCAAGGAGGCGCACAACGCGATGTTCTCCAACGTCATCGCCTTGGGCGTCATGGTCGCCGCGGCGGTGCTGGCCATCCTCCTCGTCCGCCGGCTCACGGCCATGCAGGAGCAGCGCGCCTCCCTCCCGCCGCAGGGCGGCCCCGCGCCGTACGGGGCGCCGAATCCGTACGGCGCGGCGAGCCCGTACGGCCAGCCCGGTGCCGCGCCCTACGGCCAGCCCGGTGCCGCGCCCTACGGCCAACCCGGTGCCGCGCCCTACGGCCAGCCCGGCCCCGCGCCGTACGGCCAGCCGGGCTCCCAGCCCGGCGCGTATCCGCCGCCCCCCGGCCCCGGCCCCGCCGGCTACTGA
- a CDS encoding family 20 glycosylhydrolase — protein MRVPRMSRPTPIRAAAVVTVAAIVAPLMTLAGCGDGDGRSKPSPSRPRTTAPSSAPRSPSPSATPSPTSHPVPPPRTIPAVRTADTRSGPGWRPGGGSRVVADPEGPLADEARLLAGELRLSTGDGPPRRGDVELAVASGHTGGPEAYTLAVHDGRVRITGAADAGVFYGTRTLLQAVRSTGGLPDGEIRDRPERPQRGLHLDIARKYFTPAWIEARLREMADLKLNQLALHFSDDQGFRIQSDTHPEIVSERHLTKDQVRRIVRLAGALHITVIPELDSPGHLGAVLRAHPDLQLRRASGTPVTGSVDIANPAAARIVDDLLREFTPLFPGPYWHLGGDEYLALTARDPEASYPRLAAAARRDLGGRARVQDLATDWLNDRARLVRGLGKTPKAWNDGFFPGGVVAPDRAFQVEYWTGREIGARPPAQYLAEGWKMVNLNDEYLYYVLGEPNQFRYPTGERIYEEWSPEVLRGTRPVPGGLPTGPDRVLGGRLAVWCDRANAQTQEQVAAGIRLPLRAVAQRLWDPRKPALSWQDFTVLAGRVD, from the coding sequence ATGAGGGTGCCGCGCATGTCCCGGCCCACGCCGATCCGGGCCGCTGCCGTCGTGACCGTCGCCGCCATCGTCGCGCCCCTCATGACCCTGGCCGGGTGCGGCGACGGGGACGGCCGGTCGAAGCCGAGCCCCAGCCGCCCCCGGACCACCGCCCCGTCCTCGGCCCCTCGCTCGCCCTCGCCCTCCGCCACCCCGTCCCCGACGAGCCATCCGGTGCCGCCGCCGCGCACCATCCCCGCCGTACGGACCGCCGACACCCGCTCCGGGCCCGGCTGGCGGCCCGGCGGCGGCAGCCGCGTCGTCGCCGACCCCGAGGGACCGCTCGCCGACGAGGCCCGGCTGCTCGCCGGCGAACTGCGGCTGTCCACCGGCGACGGCCCGCCCCGCCGCGGCGACGTGGAGCTCGCCGTCGCCTCCGGGCACACCGGCGGCCCGGAGGCCTACACCCTCGCCGTCCACGACGGCCGCGTCCGGATCACCGGCGCCGCCGACGCGGGCGTCTTCTACGGCACCCGCACCCTGCTCCAGGCCGTCCGCTCCACCGGCGGCCTCCCCGACGGCGAGATCCGGGACCGGCCCGAGCGCCCGCAGCGCGGCCTGCACCTCGACATCGCCCGCAAGTACTTCACCCCCGCGTGGATCGAGGCCCGGCTGCGGGAGATGGCCGACCTCAAGCTCAACCAGCTCGCCCTGCACTTCTCCGACGACCAGGGGTTCCGCATCCAGAGCGACACCCACCCCGAGATCGTCTCCGAGCGCCACCTCACCAAGGACCAGGTGCGGCGGATCGTCCGGCTCGCCGGCGCTCTGCACATCACGGTCATCCCGGAACTCGACTCGCCCGGCCACCTGGGCGCGGTGCTGCGCGCTCACCCCGACCTCCAGCTGCGCCGCGCCTCCGGGACGCCCGTCACCGGCTCCGTCGACATCGCGAACCCCGCCGCCGCCCGCATCGTGGACGATCTGCTGCGCGAGTTCACCCCGCTCTTCCCCGGCCCGTACTGGCACCTGGGCGGCGACGAGTACCTCGCGCTGACGGCCCGCGACCCCGAGGCGTCCTACCCGCGGCTCGCCGCGGCGGCCCGCCGCGACCTCGGCGGCCGGGCCCGGGTCCAGGACCTGGCGACGGACTGGCTCAACGACCGGGCGAGGCTGGTGCGGGGCCTCGGCAAGACCCCCAAGGCATGGAACGACGGCTTCTTCCCCGGCGGCGTCGTCGCCCCCGACCGCGCCTTCCAGGTCGAGTACTGGACCGGAAGGGAGATCGGCGCCCGCCCGCCCGCGCAGTACCTGGCCGAGGGCTGGAAGATGGTCAACCTCAACGACGAGTACCTCTATTACGTACTCGGTGAGCCGAACCAGTTCCGCTACCCGACAGGTGAACGTATTTACGAGGAGTGGTCCCCGGAGGTACTGCGCGGCACCCGGCCGGTCCCCGGCGGGCTGCCCACCGGTCCTGACCGGGTGCTCGGCGGCAGGCTCGCCGTCTGGTGCGACCGGGCGAACGCGCAGACCCAGGAGCAGGTGGCCGCCGGCATCCGGCTGCCGCTACGGGCCGTCGCCCAGCGGCTGTGGGACCCGCGGAAACCGGCTCTGAGCTGGCAGGACTTCACGGTACTGGCGGGGCGCGTGGACTAG
- a CDS encoding RNA polymerase sigma factor, translating into MQGDDAELTAAVRAAQNGDETAFRTVYRSVHPRLLGYVRTLVGESDAEDIASEAWLQIARDLGRFTGDADRFRGWAARIARNRALDHIRMRGRRPAIGGDETELEGRPADADTAGEALEALGTDRTLGFIAQLPQDQAEAVVLRVVLGLDAKSAADVLGKRPGAVRTAAHRGLRRLADLLGPAADGDPAVLDGVPAQRETRRGAAKSAGVTDSRARTQKDM; encoded by the coding sequence GTGCAGGGGGACGACGCGGAACTGACCGCCGCGGTGCGCGCGGCGCAGAACGGGGACGAGACGGCGTTCCGGACCGTGTACCGGTCCGTGCACCCGCGCCTGCTCGGATACGTACGGACACTCGTCGGCGAGTCCGACGCGGAGGACATCGCCTCCGAGGCGTGGCTGCAGATCGCCCGGGACCTGGGCCGCTTCACCGGCGACGCCGACCGGTTCCGGGGCTGGGCCGCGCGGATCGCGCGCAACCGCGCCCTCGACCACATCCGGATGCGGGGCCGCCGCCCGGCCATCGGCGGCGACGAGACCGAACTGGAGGGCCGCCCCGCCGACGCGGACACCGCCGGCGAGGCGCTGGAGGCGCTGGGCACCGACCGGACGCTGGGCTTCATCGCCCAGCTGCCGCAGGACCAGGCCGAGGCCGTGGTGCTGCGGGTGGTCCTCGGGCTCGACGCGAAGAGCGCCGCCGACGTGCTCGGAAAGCGGCCCGGAGCGGTGCGCACCGCCGCACACCGGGGCCTGCGCCGCCTCGCGGATCTGCTCGGCCCGGCCGCGGACGGCGACCCGGCGGTGCTCGACGGCGTACCCGCGCAACGGGAGACCCGGCGCGGAGCGGCGAAGTCGGCCGGTGTGACGGATTCGCGCGCGCGTACGCAGAAGGACATGTGA
- a CDS encoding L,D-transpeptidase family protein, with protein MHREGKLMIRIRSSVIRVATAVAAAAALTAGCGVGAGVTGGRAADGGNHTRQEADGAGGGGAAGGSAAEAAQRKAELAADQEVALETAPSEGARSANATGVPPGTLKGRSGTVAGAVAAAQPGVQSLGSTGTKVRELQARLLQLGLFKLNPTGYFGPITQASVLAFQRAHALPTTGNAGPLTWKALKARTKAPTRDQLYPVTTRPVAKPDKRCLTGRVLCISKQSRTLTWMVDGTVRSAMDVRFGAQYTPTREGSFTVFWKSRDHVSSIYHTPMPYAMFFSGGQAVHYSSDFAARGYNGASHGCVNVRDKAKLATLFGQVRTGDRVVVYR; from the coding sequence ATGCACCGGGAGGGGAAGCTGATGATCCGGATACGGTCATCCGTCATCCGTGTCGCGACGGCGGTCGCGGCGGCGGCCGCGCTGACCGCGGGCTGCGGGGTGGGAGCGGGAGTCACCGGCGGCAGGGCCGCGGACGGGGGGAACCACACGCGGCAGGAGGCGGACGGCGCCGGGGGCGGCGGCGCGGCGGGCGGCTCCGCCGCGGAGGCCGCGCAGCGGAAGGCGGAGCTCGCCGCCGACCAGGAGGTGGCGCTGGAGACCGCGCCGAGCGAGGGCGCGCGCAGCGCCAACGCGACGGGGGTGCCGCCCGGCACGCTCAAGGGCAGGTCCGGCACGGTGGCGGGCGCCGTCGCCGCGGCGCAGCCCGGGGTCCAGTCGCTCGGCTCGACGGGCACGAAGGTCCGCGAACTCCAGGCGCGGCTGCTCCAGTTGGGGCTGTTCAAGCTCAATCCGACCGGGTACTTCGGCCCGATCACGCAGGCGTCGGTGCTGGCCTTCCAGCGCGCGCACGCCCTTCCCACCACCGGCAACGCGGGCCCGCTGACGTGGAAGGCCCTGAAGGCCAGGACCAAGGCACCGACCCGCGACCAGCTGTACCCGGTGACCACGCGCCCGGTCGCCAAGCCGGACAAGCGCTGCCTGACCGGCCGGGTGCTGTGCATCAGCAAACAGAGCCGCACCCTGACGTGGATGGTCGACGGCACGGTCCGCAGCGCGATGGACGTGCGGTTCGGCGCGCAGTACACCCCGACCCGCGAGGGTTCGTTCACGGTGTTCTGGAAGAGCCGGGACCACGTCTCGTCGATCTACCACACGCCCATGCCGTACGCGATGTTCTTCAGCGGCGGCCAGGCCGTGCACTACTCGTCGGACTTCGCCGCCCGCGGCTACAACGGGGCGTCCCACGGATGCGTGAACGTGCGGGACAAGGCGAAGCTCGCCACGCTCTTCGGCCAGGTGCGCACCGGCGACCGGGTCGTCGTCTACCGGTAG